The following proteins are co-located in the Sphaeramia orbicularis chromosome 24, fSphaOr1.1, whole genome shotgun sequence genome:
- the trim54 gene encoding tripartite motif-containing protein 54 isoform X1 — translation MNFTLGFKPPSAGSSGPGAGGGATMENLEKQLICPVCLEMYSKPVVILPCQHNLCRKCANDIFQSANPLWQTRGSSGITASGGRFRCPSCRHEVVLDRHGVYGLQRNLLVENIIDIYRQQESSRLVNIKPEQRQQQLMCEEHEEEKINIYCLSCQTPTCSMCKVFGQHKDCDVAPLNTVFMRQKTELTDGIAILVASNDHIQAVISQMEEISHTIEENGRRQREHLANQFDVLVGILEERKQTLVGLITKQQDEKLKHVRSLIRQHSDHLEAAVTLVELAIQSMEEPHMSAFIQSAKDILEKMAVTSRTSNLERPELGYESMNNFVIDTDNLTDMLRNIDFSTGVADDGEDDPDEAEESEPDYLRSPLS, via the exons ATGAACTTTACTCTTGGATTCAAGCCTCCGTCAGCGGGCAGTTCTGGGCCTGGTGCCGGTGGTGGAGCCACCATGGAGAATCTGGAGAAGCAGCTGATCTGCCCTGTCTGCCTGGAGATGTACTCCAAACCCGTGGTCATCCTGCCCTGCCAACACAACCTCTGCCGCAAGTGTGCCAACGACATCTTCCAG TCAGCAAACCCACTGTGGCAGACCCGTGGGTCCTCTGGCATCACTGCTAGCGGTGGTCGGTTCCGTTGTCCGTCATGTCGCCACGAGGTGGTGTTGGACCGGCATGGAGTCTATGGTCTGCAGAGGAACCTGCTGGTGGAGAACATCATAGACATCTACAGACAACAGGAGTCCTCCAG ACTCGTGAACATAAAACCAGAGCAGCGACAACAACAGCTGATGTGTGAGGAACACGAGGAGGAGAAGATCAACATCTACTGCCTCTCCTGCCAGACGCCGACCTGCTCCATGTGCAAAGTGTTCGGACAACACAAAGACTGTGATGTGGCGCCGCTCAACACCGTCTTCATGAGGCAGAAG ACAGAACTGACGGATGGCATCGCTATCTTGGTTGCCAGTAACGACCACATCCAGGCAGTCATCTCTCAGATGGAAGAAATCTCTCACACGATTGAG GAGAACGGTCGACGGCAGAGGGAGCACTTGGCCAATCAGTTTGATGTCCTGGTTGGCATCTTAGAGGAGAGGAAGCAGACGCTGGTGGGGTTGATCACCAAACAACAGGACGAGAAACTCAAACACGTCCGATCCCTCATTCGTCAGCACAGCGATCACCTGGAGGCTGCAGTCACGTTGGTGGAGTTGGCCATACAATCCATGGAGGAGCCACACATGTCTGCATTTATACAG AGTGCCAAAGACATCCTGGAAAA GATGGCAGTGACATCCAGAACCTCTAACTTGGAGCGTCCAGAGCTTGGATATGAAAGTATGAACAACTTTGTCATTGATACTGACAACCTCACAGACATGCTGAGAAACATCGACTTCAGCACAG gtgtCGCTGACGATGGAGAAGATGATCCTGATGAAGCTGAAGAGTCAGAACCGGACTACCTCAG GTCCCCGCTGTCCTga
- the trim54 gene encoding tripartite motif-containing protein 54 isoform X2 produces MNFTLGFKPPSAGSSGPGAGGGATMENLEKQLICPVCLEMYSKPVVILPCQHNLCRKCANDIFQSANPLWQTRGSSGITASGGRFRCPSCRHEVVLDRHGVYGLQRNLLVENIIDIYRQQESSRLVNIKPEQRQQQLMCEEHEEEKINIYCLSCQTPTCSMCKVFGQHKDCDVAPLNTVFMRQKTELTDGIAILVASNDHIQAVISQMEEISHTIEENGRRQREHLANQFDVLVGILEERKQTLVGLITKQQDEKLKHVRSLIRQHSDHLEAAVTLVELAIQSMEEPHMSAFIQSAKDILEKMAVTSRTSNLERPELGYESMNNFVIDTDNLTDMLRNIDFSTGVADDGEDDPDEAEESEPDYLRY; encoded by the exons ATGAACTTTACTCTTGGATTCAAGCCTCCGTCAGCGGGCAGTTCTGGGCCTGGTGCCGGTGGTGGAGCCACCATGGAGAATCTGGAGAAGCAGCTGATCTGCCCTGTCTGCCTGGAGATGTACTCCAAACCCGTGGTCATCCTGCCCTGCCAACACAACCTCTGCCGCAAGTGTGCCAACGACATCTTCCAG TCAGCAAACCCACTGTGGCAGACCCGTGGGTCCTCTGGCATCACTGCTAGCGGTGGTCGGTTCCGTTGTCCGTCATGTCGCCACGAGGTGGTGTTGGACCGGCATGGAGTCTATGGTCTGCAGAGGAACCTGCTGGTGGAGAACATCATAGACATCTACAGACAACAGGAGTCCTCCAG ACTCGTGAACATAAAACCAGAGCAGCGACAACAACAGCTGATGTGTGAGGAACACGAGGAGGAGAAGATCAACATCTACTGCCTCTCCTGCCAGACGCCGACCTGCTCCATGTGCAAAGTGTTCGGACAACACAAAGACTGTGATGTGGCGCCGCTCAACACCGTCTTCATGAGGCAGAAG ACAGAACTGACGGATGGCATCGCTATCTTGGTTGCCAGTAACGACCACATCCAGGCAGTCATCTCTCAGATGGAAGAAATCTCTCACACGATTGAG GAGAACGGTCGACGGCAGAGGGAGCACTTGGCCAATCAGTTTGATGTCCTGGTTGGCATCTTAGAGGAGAGGAAGCAGACGCTGGTGGGGTTGATCACCAAACAACAGGACGAGAAACTCAAACACGTCCGATCCCTCATTCGTCAGCACAGCGATCACCTGGAGGCTGCAGTCACGTTGGTGGAGTTGGCCATACAATCCATGGAGGAGCCACACATGTCTGCATTTATACAG AGTGCCAAAGACATCCTGGAAAA GATGGCAGTGACATCCAGAACCTCTAACTTGGAGCGTCCAGAGCTTGGATATGAAAGTATGAACAACTTTGTCATTGATACTGACAACCTCACAGACATGCTGAGAAACATCGACTTCAGCACAG gtgtCGCTGACGATGGAGAAGATGATCCTGATGAAGCTGAAGAGTCAGAACCGGACTACCTCAGGTATTAA